A part of Loxodonta africana isolate mLoxAfr1 chromosome 11, mLoxAfr1.hap2, whole genome shotgun sequence genomic DNA contains:
- the CD22 gene encoding B-cell receptor CD22 isoform X3: MTMGPSFHAVSCLNNLLIPRPGAILLTFQRLSGSSLRLLPRHDTMRLFGPSLLLLASWKVDHPGTLYSWEGACVWIPCLYKTPYRSKPLESFTVYHNFKYDNITKNFTGTILYTNKEALPYPEKSRVEFLGNYKNNCSLHIKTVHVNDSGQLGLRMTAGTDKWMEPINLNVSEKPPPPHIQLPLEIQESQEVTLTCSLNFTCPGYQIQLQWSLEESAVTLISMDPKTVSTESKLTFHPNWTHHGQNLTCQLKDNSGEMLSQEMVQLNVNHSPKLKIEISSGKATVMEGESVIFTCLVISSNPEHGDISWFKDSTKLIMQKTNVLTLSTVTKRDSGKYHCQSFNSVGAGKSEDVVLHVQFTPEPSSVQIVPSPANEGEMVELTCTSLAYPPPTNYTWYHNGQEVQGRREKNFQIPKLLLCHAGNYSCLAENSLGPGEIGQEAELDIQYAPKGVTMVIQNPTPIREGDDVTLVCNYNSSNPRVTEYKWKPEASKNKSFPEVMMIRKVTWDVKPITCEACNLWCSKAPFVTLDVHYAPKDVRVMKISPRTEIHSGHPVLLRCDFSRSHPMDVRFFWKKNGSFLEEGQELSFDSISPEDAGHYSCLVNNSIGQTTSEAWMLQVLYKPRGLRVSIAPQDRVMEGKKATLTCESDANPPVSWYTWFDWNNQNLHHAAQTLRLEPVNVKHSGAYWCQGNNQLGMGQSPPSTLTVYYSPETIGKRAALGIGVCLSIFILAIWGVKVYRSWKKIREQQELQENSSGQSFFVKNKKIRRAGLSEGPHSLGCYNPAMEDGISYAALRFPFGETDTPGADDVGTSASVSNMEDMVTYSVVQKRRVPKERGTEMRQKDADYGQFLNKRTPAWDLGSSAEIKQRTNGQGEQTVGDW, encoded by the exons ATGACTATGGGCCCTAGCTTCCATGCCGTATCCTGTCTCAACAACCTTCTAATTCCTAGGCCTGGGGCCATACTTCTTACTTTCCAGAGACTGTCTGGGAGCTCCTTGAG GCTCCTACCTAGACACGACACCATGCGTCTCTTCGGCCCCTCGCTCCTGCTTCTCG CTTCATGGAAGGTTGACCACCCTGGCACTCTCTACAGCTGGGAAGGGGCTTGTGTCTGGATTCCCTGCCTCTACAAAACTCCATATCGGTCAAAGCCCCTGGAAAGCTTCACTGTGTACCACAATTTTAAGTATGACAACATCACCAAGAACTTTACGGGGAccatcctctacaccaacaaggagGCTCTTCCTTACCCAGAGAAAAGCAGGGTAGAATTCCTGGGGAACTACAAAAACAACTGCAGCCTGCACATCAAGACAGTGCACGTCAATGACAGTGGTCAGCTGGGGCTGAGGATGACAGCAGGAACTGATAAATGGATGGAGCCAATAAACCTCAATGTCTCTG AAAAGCCTCCTCCACCTCACATTCAGCTCCCTCTAGAAATCCAAGAGTCCCAAGAAGTCACTCTGACCTGCTCACTGAATTTCACCTGTCCTGGGTACCAGATCCAATTGCAGTGGTCATTGGAGGAGTCAGCTGTCACCTTGATCTCCATGGACCCCAAGACTGTCTCCACAGAGAGCAAGCTCACGTTCCACCCGAACTGGACTCACCACGGGCAGAACCTGACATGCCAGCTCAAGGATAACTCAGGGGAGATGCTCTCACAGGAAATGGTGCAGCTGAATGTGAACC ACTCTCCAAAGTTGAAGATCGAGATCAGTTCCGGAAAAGCCACTGTCATGGAAGGAGAGTCTGTGATTTTTACGTGCCTTGTCATCAGCAGCAACCCAGAGCATGGAGATATATCCTGGTTCAAGGACAGCACCAAACTGATCATGCAAAAGACGAACGTGTTAACTCTGTCCACAGTGACCAAGAGAGACAGTGGGAAGTACCATTGTCAGAGCTTCAATTCTGTGGGCGCAGGAAAGTCGGAAGACGTGGTCCTCCATGTGCAGT TTACGCCAGAACCTTCCAGTGTTCAGATCGTCCCCTCACCAGCTAATGAGGGAGAGATGGTGGAGCTGACTTGTACATCGCTAGCCTACCCTCCTCCTACAAATTACACCTGGTATCACAATGGGCAAGAAGTtcagggaaggagagaaaagaattTCCAGATCCCAAAACTTCTCCTCTGTCATGCTGGGAATTATTCCTGTTTGGCAGAAAACAGTCTTGGTCCTGGAgagattggccaggaagctgagtTGGACATACAAT atgcCCCCAAGGGGGTGACCATGGTGATTCAGAATCCGACACCAATTCGAGAAGGAGACGATGTGACCCTGGTCTGTAACTACAATTCCAGTAACCCTAGGGTTACTGAGTATAAATGGAAACCTGAAGCCTCCAAGAATAAGTCATTCCCCGAGGTGATGATGATTAGAAAAGTCACCTGGGATGTCAAGCCAATCACCTGCGAGGCCTGTAACCTCTGGTGTTCGAAGGCTCCCTTTGTCACACTGGATGTCCACT ATGCCCCCAAAGACGTCAGGGTCATGAAGATCAGCCCCAGGACTGAGATCCACTCAGGGCACCCAGTCCTCCTTCGATGTGACTTCTCAAGAAGCCACCCTATGGATGTCCGCTTCTTCTGGAAGAAAAATGGAAGCTTTCTGGAGGAAGGACAAGAGCTGAGTTTTGACTCCATCTCCCCAGAAGATGCTGGACATTACAGCTGCTTGGTCaacaactccataggacagaccACATCTGAGGCCTGGATGCTCCAAGTACTGT ATAAACCTAGGGGGCTGCGGGTGTCCATCGCCCCACAAGACAGAGTGATGGAGGGGAAGAAGGCAACCTTGACGTGTGAGAGCGATGCCAACCCGCCTGTCTCCTGGTATACCTGGTTTGACTGGAACAACCAAAACCTCCACCATGCGGCTCAGACGCTGAGATTGGAGCCTGTGAATGTCAAGCACTCTGGCGCCTATTGGTGCCAGGGTAACAACCAGCTGGGCATGGGCCAGTCACCCCCCAGCACCCTCACTGTCTACT ATAGCCCAGAGACCATAGGCAAGAGAGCAGCTCTGGGAATCGGGGTGTGCCTGTCCATCTTCATCCTGGCAATCTGGGGGGTCAAGGTTTACAGAAG TTGGAAGAAGATTCGAGAGCAGCAGGAGCTTCAGGAAAATTCCAGTGGGCAGAGCTTCTTTGTGAAGAATAAGAAG ATTAGAAGAGCCGGCCTCTCCGAAGGGCCCCACTCCCTAGGATGCTATAACCCAGCGATGGAAGATGGCATTAGCTATGCTGCCTTGCGCTTTCCTTTTGGGGAGACGGACACACCAGGCGCTGA TGATGTGGGGACTTCAGCCAGTGTCTCAAACATGGAGGACATGGTCACTTACTCTGTGGTGCAGAAGCGGCGAGTG CCCAAGGAAAGAGGGACAGAAATGAGGCAGAAAGATGCTGACTACGGCCAATTTCTGAACAAGAGGACACCGGCTTGGGATCTTGGATCCTCAGCTGAAATTAAGCAAAGAACGAATGGGCAGGGAGAGCAGACGGTGGGAGACTGGTGA
- the CD22 gene encoding B-cell receptor CD22 isoform X5: MRLFGPSLLLLASWKVDHPGTLYSWEGACVWIPCLYKTPYRSKPLESFTVYHNFKYDNITKNFTGTILYTNKEALPYPEKSRVEFLGNYKNNCSLHIKTVHVNDSGQLGLRMTAGTDKWMEPINLNVSEKPPPPHIQLPLEIQESQEVTLTCSLNFTCPGYQIQLQWSLEESAVTLISMDPKTVSTESKLTFHPNWTHHGQNLTCQLKDNSGEMLSQEMVQLNVNHSPKLKIEISSGKATVMEGESVIFTCLVISSNPEHGDISWFKDSTKLIMQKTNVLTLSTVTKRDSGKYHCQSFNSVGAGKSEDVVLHVQFTPEPSSVQIVPSPANEGEMVELTCTSLAYPPPTNYTWYHNGQEVQGRREKNFQIPKLLLCHAGNYSCLAENSLGPGEIGQEAELDIQYAPKGVTMVIQNPTPIREGDDVTLVCNYNSSNPRVTEYKWKPEASKNKSFPEVMMIRKVTWDVKPITCEACNLWCSKAPFVTLDVHYAPKDVRVMKISPRTEIHSGHPVLLRCDFSRSHPMDVRFFWKKNGSFLEEGQELSFDSISPEDAGHYSCLVNNSIGQTTSEAWMLQVLYKPRGLRVSIAPQDRVMEGKKATLTCESDANPPVSWYTWFDWNNQNLHHAAQTLRLEPVNVKHSGAYWCQGNNQLGMGQSPPSTLTVYYSPETIGKRAALGIGVCLSIFILAIWGVKVYRSWKKIREQQELQENSSGQSFFVKNKKIRRAGLSEGPHSLGCYNPAMEDGISYAALRFPFGETDTPGADDVGTSASVSNMEDMVTYSVVQKRRVPKERGTEMRQKDADYGQFLNKRTPAWDLGSSAEIKQRTNGQGEQTVGDW, translated from the exons ATGCGTCTCTTCGGCCCCTCGCTCCTGCTTCTCG CTTCATGGAAGGTTGACCACCCTGGCACTCTCTACAGCTGGGAAGGGGCTTGTGTCTGGATTCCCTGCCTCTACAAAACTCCATATCGGTCAAAGCCCCTGGAAAGCTTCACTGTGTACCACAATTTTAAGTATGACAACATCACCAAGAACTTTACGGGGAccatcctctacaccaacaaggagGCTCTTCCTTACCCAGAGAAAAGCAGGGTAGAATTCCTGGGGAACTACAAAAACAACTGCAGCCTGCACATCAAGACAGTGCACGTCAATGACAGTGGTCAGCTGGGGCTGAGGATGACAGCAGGAACTGATAAATGGATGGAGCCAATAAACCTCAATGTCTCTG AAAAGCCTCCTCCACCTCACATTCAGCTCCCTCTAGAAATCCAAGAGTCCCAAGAAGTCACTCTGACCTGCTCACTGAATTTCACCTGTCCTGGGTACCAGATCCAATTGCAGTGGTCATTGGAGGAGTCAGCTGTCACCTTGATCTCCATGGACCCCAAGACTGTCTCCACAGAGAGCAAGCTCACGTTCCACCCGAACTGGACTCACCACGGGCAGAACCTGACATGCCAGCTCAAGGATAACTCAGGGGAGATGCTCTCACAGGAAATGGTGCAGCTGAATGTGAACC ACTCTCCAAAGTTGAAGATCGAGATCAGTTCCGGAAAAGCCACTGTCATGGAAGGAGAGTCTGTGATTTTTACGTGCCTTGTCATCAGCAGCAACCCAGAGCATGGAGATATATCCTGGTTCAAGGACAGCACCAAACTGATCATGCAAAAGACGAACGTGTTAACTCTGTCCACAGTGACCAAGAGAGACAGTGGGAAGTACCATTGTCAGAGCTTCAATTCTGTGGGCGCAGGAAAGTCGGAAGACGTGGTCCTCCATGTGCAGT TTACGCCAGAACCTTCCAGTGTTCAGATCGTCCCCTCACCAGCTAATGAGGGAGAGATGGTGGAGCTGACTTGTACATCGCTAGCCTACCCTCCTCCTACAAATTACACCTGGTATCACAATGGGCAAGAAGTtcagggaaggagagaaaagaattTCCAGATCCCAAAACTTCTCCTCTGTCATGCTGGGAATTATTCCTGTTTGGCAGAAAACAGTCTTGGTCCTGGAgagattggccaggaagctgagtTGGACATACAAT atgcCCCCAAGGGGGTGACCATGGTGATTCAGAATCCGACACCAATTCGAGAAGGAGACGATGTGACCCTGGTCTGTAACTACAATTCCAGTAACCCTAGGGTTACTGAGTATAAATGGAAACCTGAAGCCTCCAAGAATAAGTCATTCCCCGAGGTGATGATGATTAGAAAAGTCACCTGGGATGTCAAGCCAATCACCTGCGAGGCCTGTAACCTCTGGTGTTCGAAGGCTCCCTTTGTCACACTGGATGTCCACT ATGCCCCCAAAGACGTCAGGGTCATGAAGATCAGCCCCAGGACTGAGATCCACTCAGGGCACCCAGTCCTCCTTCGATGTGACTTCTCAAGAAGCCACCCTATGGATGTCCGCTTCTTCTGGAAGAAAAATGGAAGCTTTCTGGAGGAAGGACAAGAGCTGAGTTTTGACTCCATCTCCCCAGAAGATGCTGGACATTACAGCTGCTTGGTCaacaactccataggacagaccACATCTGAGGCCTGGATGCTCCAAGTACTGT ATAAACCTAGGGGGCTGCGGGTGTCCATCGCCCCACAAGACAGAGTGATGGAGGGGAAGAAGGCAACCTTGACGTGTGAGAGCGATGCCAACCCGCCTGTCTCCTGGTATACCTGGTTTGACTGGAACAACCAAAACCTCCACCATGCGGCTCAGACGCTGAGATTGGAGCCTGTGAATGTCAAGCACTCTGGCGCCTATTGGTGCCAGGGTAACAACCAGCTGGGCATGGGCCAGTCACCCCCCAGCACCCTCACTGTCTACT ATAGCCCAGAGACCATAGGCAAGAGAGCAGCTCTGGGAATCGGGGTGTGCCTGTCCATCTTCATCCTGGCAATCTGGGGGGTCAAGGTTTACAGAAG TTGGAAGAAGATTCGAGAGCAGCAGGAGCTTCAGGAAAATTCCAGTGGGCAGAGCTTCTTTGTGAAGAATAAGAAG ATTAGAAGAGCCGGCCTCTCCGAAGGGCCCCACTCCCTAGGATGCTATAACCCAGCGATGGAAGATGGCATTAGCTATGCTGCCTTGCGCTTTCCTTTTGGGGAGACGGACACACCAGGCGCTGA TGATGTGGGGACTTCAGCCAGTGTCTCAAACATGGAGGACATGGTCACTTACTCTGTGGTGCAGAAGCGGCGAGTG CCCAAGGAAAGAGGGACAGAAATGAGGCAGAAAGATGCTGACTACGGCCAATTTCTGAACAAGAGGACACCGGCTTGGGATCTTGGATCCTCAGCTGAAATTAAGCAAAGAACGAATGGGCAGGGAGAGCAGACGGTGGGAGACTGGTGA
- the CD22 gene encoding B-cell receptor CD22 isoform X2 — protein MTMGPSFHAVSCLNNLLIPRPGAILLTFQRLSGSSLRLLPRHDTMRLFGPSLLLLEYLAFSDSASWKVDHPGTLYSWEGACVWIPCLYKTPYRSKPLESFTVYHNFKYDNITKNFTGTILYTNKEALPYPEKSRVEFLGNYKNNCSLHIKTVHVNDSGQLGLRMTAGTDKWMEPINLNVSEKPPPPHIQLPLEIQESQEVTLTCSLNFTCPGYQIQLQWSLEESAVTLISMDPKTVSTESKLTFHPNWTHHGQNLTCQLKDNSGEMLSQEMVQLNVNHSPKLKIEISSGKATVMEGESVIFTCLVISSNPEHGDISWFKDSTKLIMQKTNVLTLSTVTKRDSGKYHCQSFNSVGAGKSEDVVLHVQFTPEPSSVQIVPSPANEGEMVELTCTSLAYPPPTNYTWYHNGQEVQGRREKNFQIPKLLLCHAGNYSCLAENSLGPGEIGQEAELDIQYAPKGVTMVIQNPTPIREGDDVTLVCNYNSSNPRVTEYKWKPEASKNKSFPEVMMIRKVTWDVKPITCEACNLWCSKAPFVTLDVHYAPKDVRVMKISPRTEIHSGHPVLLRCDFSRSHPMDVRFFWKKNGSFLEEGQELSFDSISPEDAGHYSCLVNNSIGQTTSEAWMLQVLYKPRGLRVSIAPQDRVMEGKKATLTCESDANPPVSWYTWFDWNNQNLHHAAQTLRLEPVNVKHSGAYWCQGNNQLGMGQSPPSTLTVYYSPETIGKRAALGIGVCLSIFILAIWGVKVYRSWKKIREQQELQENSSGQSFFVKNKKIRRAGLSEGPHSLGCYNPAMEDGISYAALRFPFGETDTPGADDVGTSASVSNMEDMVTYSVVQKRRVGDYENVAPAFAEDEEGIHYSELVHLGSGERPPAQEGVEYVTLKP, from the exons ATGACTATGGGCCCTAGCTTCCATGCCGTATCCTGTCTCAACAACCTTCTAATTCCTAGGCCTGGGGCCATACTTCTTACTTTCCAGAGACTGTCTGGGAGCTCCTTGAG GCTCCTACCTAGACACGACACCATGCGTCTCTTCGGCCCCTCGCTCCTGCTTCTCG AATACTTGGCTTTCTCTGACTCAGCTTCATGGAAGGTTGACCACCCTGGCACTCTCTACAGCTGGGAAGGGGCTTGTGTCTGGATTCCCTGCCTCTACAAAACTCCATATCGGTCAAAGCCCCTGGAAAGCTTCACTGTGTACCACAATTTTAAGTATGACAACATCACCAAGAACTTTACGGGGAccatcctctacaccaacaaggagGCTCTTCCTTACCCAGAGAAAAGCAGGGTAGAATTCCTGGGGAACTACAAAAACAACTGCAGCCTGCACATCAAGACAGTGCACGTCAATGACAGTGGTCAGCTGGGGCTGAGGATGACAGCAGGAACTGATAAATGGATGGAGCCAATAAACCTCAATGTCTCTG AAAAGCCTCCTCCACCTCACATTCAGCTCCCTCTAGAAATCCAAGAGTCCCAAGAAGTCACTCTGACCTGCTCACTGAATTTCACCTGTCCTGGGTACCAGATCCAATTGCAGTGGTCATTGGAGGAGTCAGCTGTCACCTTGATCTCCATGGACCCCAAGACTGTCTCCACAGAGAGCAAGCTCACGTTCCACCCGAACTGGACTCACCACGGGCAGAACCTGACATGCCAGCTCAAGGATAACTCAGGGGAGATGCTCTCACAGGAAATGGTGCAGCTGAATGTGAACC ACTCTCCAAAGTTGAAGATCGAGATCAGTTCCGGAAAAGCCACTGTCATGGAAGGAGAGTCTGTGATTTTTACGTGCCTTGTCATCAGCAGCAACCCAGAGCATGGAGATATATCCTGGTTCAAGGACAGCACCAAACTGATCATGCAAAAGACGAACGTGTTAACTCTGTCCACAGTGACCAAGAGAGACAGTGGGAAGTACCATTGTCAGAGCTTCAATTCTGTGGGCGCAGGAAAGTCGGAAGACGTGGTCCTCCATGTGCAGT TTACGCCAGAACCTTCCAGTGTTCAGATCGTCCCCTCACCAGCTAATGAGGGAGAGATGGTGGAGCTGACTTGTACATCGCTAGCCTACCCTCCTCCTACAAATTACACCTGGTATCACAATGGGCAAGAAGTtcagggaaggagagaaaagaattTCCAGATCCCAAAACTTCTCCTCTGTCATGCTGGGAATTATTCCTGTTTGGCAGAAAACAGTCTTGGTCCTGGAgagattggccaggaagctgagtTGGACATACAAT atgcCCCCAAGGGGGTGACCATGGTGATTCAGAATCCGACACCAATTCGAGAAGGAGACGATGTGACCCTGGTCTGTAACTACAATTCCAGTAACCCTAGGGTTACTGAGTATAAATGGAAACCTGAAGCCTCCAAGAATAAGTCATTCCCCGAGGTGATGATGATTAGAAAAGTCACCTGGGATGTCAAGCCAATCACCTGCGAGGCCTGTAACCTCTGGTGTTCGAAGGCTCCCTTTGTCACACTGGATGTCCACT ATGCCCCCAAAGACGTCAGGGTCATGAAGATCAGCCCCAGGACTGAGATCCACTCAGGGCACCCAGTCCTCCTTCGATGTGACTTCTCAAGAAGCCACCCTATGGATGTCCGCTTCTTCTGGAAGAAAAATGGAAGCTTTCTGGAGGAAGGACAAGAGCTGAGTTTTGACTCCATCTCCCCAGAAGATGCTGGACATTACAGCTGCTTGGTCaacaactccataggacagaccACATCTGAGGCCTGGATGCTCCAAGTACTGT ATAAACCTAGGGGGCTGCGGGTGTCCATCGCCCCACAAGACAGAGTGATGGAGGGGAAGAAGGCAACCTTGACGTGTGAGAGCGATGCCAACCCGCCTGTCTCCTGGTATACCTGGTTTGACTGGAACAACCAAAACCTCCACCATGCGGCTCAGACGCTGAGATTGGAGCCTGTGAATGTCAAGCACTCTGGCGCCTATTGGTGCCAGGGTAACAACCAGCTGGGCATGGGCCAGTCACCCCCCAGCACCCTCACTGTCTACT ATAGCCCAGAGACCATAGGCAAGAGAGCAGCTCTGGGAATCGGGGTGTGCCTGTCCATCTTCATCCTGGCAATCTGGGGGGTCAAGGTTTACAGAAG TTGGAAGAAGATTCGAGAGCAGCAGGAGCTTCAGGAAAATTCCAGTGGGCAGAGCTTCTTTGTGAAGAATAAGAAG ATTAGAAGAGCCGGCCTCTCCGAAGGGCCCCACTCCCTAGGATGCTATAACCCAGCGATGGAAGATGGCATTAGCTATGCTGCCTTGCGCTTTCCTTTTGGGGAGACGGACACACCAGGCGCTGA TGATGTGGGGACTTCAGCCAGTGTCTCAAACATGGAGGACATGGTCACTTACTCTGTGGTGCAGAAGCGGCGAGTG GGCGACTATGAGAATGTGGCTCCAGCTTTTGCAGAAGACGAGGAGGGGATACATTATTCAGAACTTGTTCATTTGGGGTCTGGGGAACGGCCTCCAGCCCAGGAAGGAGTGGAATACGTGACTCTCAAGCCATGA
- the CD22 gene encoding B-cell receptor CD22 isoform X6 — MRLFGPSLLLLEYLAFSDSASWKVDHPGTLYSWEGACVWIPCLYKTPYRSKPLESFTVYHNFKYDNITKNFTGTILYTNKEALPYPEKSRVEFLGNYKNNCSLHIKTVHVNDSGQLGLRMTAGTDKWMEPINLNVSEKPPPPHIQLPLEIQESQEVTLTCSLNFTCPGYQIQLQWSLEESAVTLISMDPKTVSTESKLTFHPNWTHHGQNLTCQLKDNSGEMLSQEMVQLNVNHSPKLKIEISSGKATVMEGESVIFTCLVISSNPEHGDISWFKDSTKLIMQKTNVLTLSTVTKRDSGKYHCQSFNSVGAGKSEDVVLHVQFTPEPSSVQIVPSPANEGEMVELTCTSLAYPPPTNYTWYHNGQEVQGRREKNFQIPKLLLCHAGNYSCLAENSLGPGEIGQEAELDIQYAPKGVTMVIQNPTPIREGDDVTLVCNYNSSNPRVTEYKWKPEASKNKSFPEVMMIRKVTWDVKPITCEACNLWCSKAPFVTLDVHYAPKDVRVMKISPRTEIHSGHPVLLRCDFSRSHPMDVRFFWKKNGSFLEEGQELSFDSISPEDAGHYSCLVNNSIGQTTSEAWMLQVLYKPRGLRVSIAPQDRVMEGKKATLTCESDANPPVSWYTWFDWNNQNLHHAAQTLRLEPVNVKHSGAYWCQGNNQLGMGQSPPSTLTVYYSPETIGKRAALGIGVCLSIFILAIWGVKVYRSWKKIREQQELQENSSGQSFFVKNKKIRRAGLSEGPHSLGCYNPAMEDGISYAALRFPFGETDTPGADDVGTSASVSNMEDMVTYSVVQKRRVPKERGTEMRQKDADYGQFLNKRTPAWDLGSSAEIKQRTNGQGEQTVGDW; from the exons ATGCGTCTCTTCGGCCCCTCGCTCCTGCTTCTCG AATACTTGGCTTTCTCTGACTCAGCTTCATGGAAGGTTGACCACCCTGGCACTCTCTACAGCTGGGAAGGGGCTTGTGTCTGGATTCCCTGCCTCTACAAAACTCCATATCGGTCAAAGCCCCTGGAAAGCTTCACTGTGTACCACAATTTTAAGTATGACAACATCACCAAGAACTTTACGGGGAccatcctctacaccaacaaggagGCTCTTCCTTACCCAGAGAAAAGCAGGGTAGAATTCCTGGGGAACTACAAAAACAACTGCAGCCTGCACATCAAGACAGTGCACGTCAATGACAGTGGTCAGCTGGGGCTGAGGATGACAGCAGGAACTGATAAATGGATGGAGCCAATAAACCTCAATGTCTCTG AAAAGCCTCCTCCACCTCACATTCAGCTCCCTCTAGAAATCCAAGAGTCCCAAGAAGTCACTCTGACCTGCTCACTGAATTTCACCTGTCCTGGGTACCAGATCCAATTGCAGTGGTCATTGGAGGAGTCAGCTGTCACCTTGATCTCCATGGACCCCAAGACTGTCTCCACAGAGAGCAAGCTCACGTTCCACCCGAACTGGACTCACCACGGGCAGAACCTGACATGCCAGCTCAAGGATAACTCAGGGGAGATGCTCTCACAGGAAATGGTGCAGCTGAATGTGAACC ACTCTCCAAAGTTGAAGATCGAGATCAGTTCCGGAAAAGCCACTGTCATGGAAGGAGAGTCTGTGATTTTTACGTGCCTTGTCATCAGCAGCAACCCAGAGCATGGAGATATATCCTGGTTCAAGGACAGCACCAAACTGATCATGCAAAAGACGAACGTGTTAACTCTGTCCACAGTGACCAAGAGAGACAGTGGGAAGTACCATTGTCAGAGCTTCAATTCTGTGGGCGCAGGAAAGTCGGAAGACGTGGTCCTCCATGTGCAGT TTACGCCAGAACCTTCCAGTGTTCAGATCGTCCCCTCACCAGCTAATGAGGGAGAGATGGTGGAGCTGACTTGTACATCGCTAGCCTACCCTCCTCCTACAAATTACACCTGGTATCACAATGGGCAAGAAGTtcagggaaggagagaaaagaattTCCAGATCCCAAAACTTCTCCTCTGTCATGCTGGGAATTATTCCTGTTTGGCAGAAAACAGTCTTGGTCCTGGAgagattggccaggaagctgagtTGGACATACAAT atgcCCCCAAGGGGGTGACCATGGTGATTCAGAATCCGACACCAATTCGAGAAGGAGACGATGTGACCCTGGTCTGTAACTACAATTCCAGTAACCCTAGGGTTACTGAGTATAAATGGAAACCTGAAGCCTCCAAGAATAAGTCATTCCCCGAGGTGATGATGATTAGAAAAGTCACCTGGGATGTCAAGCCAATCACCTGCGAGGCCTGTAACCTCTGGTGTTCGAAGGCTCCCTTTGTCACACTGGATGTCCACT ATGCCCCCAAAGACGTCAGGGTCATGAAGATCAGCCCCAGGACTGAGATCCACTCAGGGCACCCAGTCCTCCTTCGATGTGACTTCTCAAGAAGCCACCCTATGGATGTCCGCTTCTTCTGGAAGAAAAATGGAAGCTTTCTGGAGGAAGGACAAGAGCTGAGTTTTGACTCCATCTCCCCAGAAGATGCTGGACATTACAGCTGCTTGGTCaacaactccataggacagaccACATCTGAGGCCTGGATGCTCCAAGTACTGT ATAAACCTAGGGGGCTGCGGGTGTCCATCGCCCCACAAGACAGAGTGATGGAGGGGAAGAAGGCAACCTTGACGTGTGAGAGCGATGCCAACCCGCCTGTCTCCTGGTATACCTGGTTTGACTGGAACAACCAAAACCTCCACCATGCGGCTCAGACGCTGAGATTGGAGCCTGTGAATGTCAAGCACTCTGGCGCCTATTGGTGCCAGGGTAACAACCAGCTGGGCATGGGCCAGTCACCCCCCAGCACCCTCACTGTCTACT ATAGCCCAGAGACCATAGGCAAGAGAGCAGCTCTGGGAATCGGGGTGTGCCTGTCCATCTTCATCCTGGCAATCTGGGGGGTCAAGGTTTACAGAAG TTGGAAGAAGATTCGAGAGCAGCAGGAGCTTCAGGAAAATTCCAGTGGGCAGAGCTTCTTTGTGAAGAATAAGAAG ATTAGAAGAGCCGGCCTCTCCGAAGGGCCCCACTCCCTAGGATGCTATAACCCAGCGATGGAAGATGGCATTAGCTATGCTGCCTTGCGCTTTCCTTTTGGGGAGACGGACACACCAGGCGCTGA TGATGTGGGGACTTCAGCCAGTGTCTCAAACATGGAGGACATGGTCACTTACTCTGTGGTGCAGAAGCGGCGAGTG CCCAAGGAAAGAGGGACAGAAATGAGGCAGAAAGATGCTGACTACGGCCAATTTCTGAACAAGAGGACACCGGCTTGGGATCTTGGATCCTCAGCTGAAATTAAGCAAAGAACGAATGGGCAGGGAGAGCAGACGGTGGGAGACTGGTGA